A genomic segment from Camarhynchus parvulus chromosome 7, STF_HiC, whole genome shotgun sequence encodes:
- the PTPRN gene encoding receptor-type tyrosine-protein phosphatase-like N isoform X1, which produces MGRRLLRALLCLLLLAGRGQLRDGAAAATAAHGCLFDRRLCSPQEVCVQDGLFGQCQVGSVQDRPYFQVTSPVLQRLQDVLRHLMAQGLSWQDGITQYVISQEMERIPRLRLPPSLEPVARDRFLPLRSEPRRAPLAPDPGLPAAQHLEQPPALLLSPLVQRYLEHVLLPSPPQLAYEEALLNPYSYHKFGYQDGAHQHPSGSARQSSETSSLLGRVPAQTLFGAGPVPSYGGQPGVDGGHLFQDLGMLSLPREKAGRPDPASTRLQHSLRLPSDYRNVEEREQQAALAAQPPSAQTDAALKRLASLLASYGLGLPELSPQQISSLSTLLQLLQSSGVAGPEVPSVKRVGLQQGDAGGGAVAQVMEGDMQHGEEPVPPSSTVPPPKIPASSSPGEGTKGRAASSPAPRAEPQQGHSGDALSPGNNIVVEKKSYTEMKDSGAQQGMRPLDEYGYIITDQKPLGLAAGVQLLELLAKHLHLSTASFINISVVGPALTFRIRQNPQNFSLADVASQTERVKGELEHELGLKIVQTGVGERNEAAAYSRPSRFGDGFHSVLLTFITLACVAVLAIVVSAALCLRRHAKQREKERLAALGPEGAADTTFEYQELCRQHMAAKSLFGRAEAPAAPAETSRVSSVSSQFSDAPQPSPSSHSSTPSWCEEPVQSNMDISTGHMILAYMEDHLRNRDRLAKEWQALCAYQAEPSICSIAQSEANLKKNRNPDYVPYDHVRIKLKAESNPSRSDFINASPIIEHDPRMPAYIATQGPLSHTIADFWQMVWEHGCTVIVMLSPLAEDSVKQCDRYWPDEGSSLYHIYEVNLVSEHIWCEDFLVRSFYLKNVQSQETRTLTQFHFLSWPAEGIPTTTRPLLDFRRKVNKCYRGRSCPIIVHCSDGAGRTGTYILVDMVLNRMAKGVKEIDIAATLEHIRDQRPSMVQTKDQFEFALTAVAEEVNAILKALPQ; this is translated from the exons ATGGGGCGGCGGCTCCTCCGGGcgctcctctgcctcctcctcctggccGGCCGCGGGCAGCTGCGTGacggcgccgccgccgccaccgccgcaCACG GCTGCCTGTTTGACCGAAGGCTGTGCTCCCCGCAggaggtgtgtgtgcagg ATGGGCTGTTTGGGCAATGCCAGGTGGGCTCCGTGCAGGACAGACCCTACTTTCAGGTCACATCTCCTGTGCTCCAGCGTCTGCAGGATGTCTTGCGGCATCTCATGGCACAAG GGCTCTCGTGGCAGGACGGCATCACCCAGTATGTGATCTCTCAGGAGATGGAGCGCATCCCCCGCCTCCGCCTGCCGCCCTCGCTGGAGCCGGTGGCCAGGGACAG GTTCCTGCCTCTCCGCAGCGAGCCCCGGCGAGCCCCGCTGGCCCCAGACCCCggcctgccagcagctcagcatctggagcagcccccagcactgctgctttcccctCTGGTGCAGCGGTACCTGGAGCAcgtcctgctgccctccccaccccagctggCCTACGAGGAGGCTCTGCTCAATCCCTACTCCTACCACAAG TTCGGCTATCAGGATGGTGCTCACCAGCATCCCAGCGgctcagccaggcagagctctgagaCCTCCTCGCTGCTGGGCCGGGTCCCTGCCCAGACCCTTTTTGGGGCTGGCCCTGTGCCCTCCTATGGCGGGCAGCCAGGAGTGGATGGGGGGCATCTTTTCCAGGACTTGGGCATGCTTTCCCTGCCCAGAGAGAAAGCTGGCCGCCCGGaccctgccagcaccaggctccagcacagcttgcGGCTCCCCAGTGACTACAGAAACGtagaggagagggagcagcaagcagccctggctgcccagccaccctctgcaCAGACGG ATGCTGCCCTGAAGAGACTGGCTTCTCTCCTGGCCAGCTATGGCCTGGGCCTGCCAGAACTGAGTCCCCAGCAGATAAGCAGCCTATCCaccctcctccagctgctccagagctctg GTGTTGCTGGCCCTGAAGTGCCCTCAGTGAAACGGGTGGGTTTGCAGCAGGGTGATGCTGGAGGAGGTGCCGTGGCACAG gTGATGGAGGGAGACATGCAGCATGGAGAGGAGCCAGTGCCCCCTTCTTCCACAGTgccaccccccaaaatcccagccagcagctccccaggggaAGGAACGAAGGGCAGGGCAGCATCCTCACCAGCTCCCCGggctgagccacagcagggacacagtggGGATGCACTCAGCCCCGGAAACAACATTGTGGTGGAGAAGAAGAGCTACACAGAGATGAAGGACAGTGGGGCACAACAGGGCATGCGGCCGCTAGACGAGTATGGCTACATCATCACAGACCAGAA gcccctggggctggctgctggcgtgcagctgctggagctcctaGCCAAGCACCTCCACCTCTCCACCGCCAGCTTCATCAACATCAG cgTTGTGGGTCCTGCACTTACCTTCCGCATCCGACAGAACCCGCAGAACTTTTCCCTGGCAGATGTGGCCAGCCAGACTG AGCGAGtgaagggagagctggagcacgAGCTGGGCCTGAAGATTGTGCAAACAGGAGTGGGAGAG CGGAATGAGGCTGCTGCCTACTCGCGCCCGTCCCGCTTCGGGGATGGCTTCCACTCGGTGCTGCTGACCTTCATCACCCTGGCCTGCGTGGCAGTCCTTGCCATCGTCGTGTCTGCGGCCCTCTGCCTCCGGCGCCACGCCAAGCAGCGGGAGAAGGAGcgcctggctgccctggggccagAGGGTGCTGCTGACACCACCTTCGAGTACCAG gagctgtgccgCCAGCACATGGCTGCCAAGTCTCTCTTTGGCCGCGCCGAAGCACCGGCGGCACCGGCGGAGACTTCGAGGGTAAGCAGCGTCTCGTCCCAGTTCAGCGACGCGccgcagcccagccccagctcccacagcagcacgCCCTCCTGGTGCGAGGAGCCCGTCCAGTCCAACATGGACATCTCCACAGGACACATGATCCTG gcaTATATGGAGGACCACCTCCGCAACCGGGACCGGCTGGCCAAGGAGTGGCAGGCACTCTGTGCCTACCAAGCTGAGCCCAGCATCTGCTCCATTGCCCAGAGTGAAGCCAACCTGAAGAAGAACCGCAACCCCGACTATGTGCCCT ATGACCACGTGCGGATCAAGCTGAAAGCCGAGAGCAACCCATCCCGCAGTGACTTCATCAATGCCAGTCCAATC aTTGAGCACGACCCACGGATGCCAGCGTACATCGCCACACAGGGGCCCCTGTCCCACACCATTGCTGACTTCTGGCAG ATGGTGTGGGAACATGGCTGCACTGTCATTGTCATGCTGAGCCCCCTGGCCGAGGACAGTGTCAAGCAGTGTGACCGCTACTGGCCAGATGAAGGCTCCTCCCTTTACCACATCTATGAG GTGAACCTGGTGTCAGAGCACATCTGGTGTGAGGATTTCCTGGTGCGCAGCTTCTACCTGAAAAACGTGCAGTCGCAGGAGACCCGCACCCTGACGCAGTTCCACTTCCTCAGCTGGCCGGCGGAGGGCATCCCCACCACCACCCGGCCCCTCCTCGACTTCCGCAG GAAGGTGAACAAGTGCTACCGGGGTCGCTCCTGCCCTATTATCGTGCACTGCAG TGACGGCGCAGGTAGGACTGGGACGTACATCCTTGTCGACATGGTCCTGAACCGAATGGCCAAAG gggTGAAGGAGATAGACATAGCTGCTACGTTGGAGCATATCCGAGATCAGCGGCCCAGTATGGTGCAGACCAAG gaccAGTTTGAGTTTGCACTGACGGCTGTGGCCGAGGAAGTGAACGCCATCCTGAAGGCACTGCCGCAGTGA
- the PTPRN gene encoding receptor-type tyrosine-protein phosphatase-like N isoform X5, with product MPGGLRAGQTLLSGHISCAPASAGCLAASHGTRALVAGRHHPVCDLSGDGAHPPPPPAALAGAGGQGQVPASPQRAPASPAGPRPRPASSSASGAAPSTAAFPSGAAVPGARPAALPTPAGLRGGSAQSLLLPQDAALKRLASLLASYGLGLPELSPQQISSLSTLLQLLQSSGVAGPEVPSVKRVGLQQGDAGGGAVAQVMEGDMQHGEEPVPPSSTVPPPKIPASSSPGEGTKGRAASSPAPRAEPQQGHSGDALSPGNNIVVEKKSYTEMKDSGAQQGMRPLDEYGYIITDQKPLGLAAGVQLLELLAKHLHLSTASFINISVVGPALTFRIRQNPQNFSLADVASQTERVKGELEHELGLKIVQTGVGERNEAAAYSRPSRFGDGFHSVLLTFITLACVAVLAIVVSAALCLRRHAKQREKERLAALGPEGAADTTFEYQELCRQHMAAKSLFGRAEAPAAPAETSRVSSVSSQFSDAPQPSPSSHSSTPSWCEEPVQSNMDISTGHMILAYMEDHLRNRDRLAKEWQALCAYQAEPSICSIAQSEANLKKNRNPDYVPYDHVRIKLKAESNPSRSDFINASPIIEHDPRMPAYIATQGPLSHTIADFWQMVWEHGCTVIVMLSPLAEDSVKQCDRYWPDEGSSLYHIYEVNLVSEHIWCEDFLVRSFYLKNVQSQETRTLTQFHFLSWPAEGIPTTTRPLLDFRRKVNKCYRGRSCPIIVHCSDGAGRTGTYILVDMVLNRMAKGVKEIDIAATLEHIRDQRPSMVQTKDQFEFALTAVAEEVNAILKALPQ from the exons ATGCCAGGTGGGCTCCGTGCAGGACAGACCCTACTTTCAGGTCACATCTCCTGTGCTCCAGCGTCTGCAGGATGTCTTGCGGCATCTCATGGCACAAG GGCTCTCGTGGCAGGACGGCATCACCCAGTATGTGATCTCTCAGGAGATGGAGCGCATCCCCCGCCTCCGCCTGCCGCCCTCGCTGGAGCCGGTGGCCAGGGACAG GTTCCTGCCTCTCCGCAGCGAGCCCCGGCGAGCCCCGCTGGCCCCAGACCCCggcctgccagcagctcagcatctggagcagcccccagcactgctgctttcccctCTGGTGCAGCGGTACCTGGAGCAcgtcctgctgccctccccaccccagctggCCTACGAGGAGGCTCTGCTCAATCCCTACTCCTACCACAAG ATGCTGCCCTGAAGAGACTGGCTTCTCTCCTGGCCAGCTATGGCCTGGGCCTGCCAGAACTGAGTCCCCAGCAGATAAGCAGCCTATCCaccctcctccagctgctccagagctctg GTGTTGCTGGCCCTGAAGTGCCCTCAGTGAAACGGGTGGGTTTGCAGCAGGGTGATGCTGGAGGAGGTGCCGTGGCACAG gTGATGGAGGGAGACATGCAGCATGGAGAGGAGCCAGTGCCCCCTTCTTCCACAGTgccaccccccaaaatcccagccagcagctccccaggggaAGGAACGAAGGGCAGGGCAGCATCCTCACCAGCTCCCCGggctgagccacagcagggacacagtggGGATGCACTCAGCCCCGGAAACAACATTGTGGTGGAGAAGAAGAGCTACACAGAGATGAAGGACAGTGGGGCACAACAGGGCATGCGGCCGCTAGACGAGTATGGCTACATCATCACAGACCAGAA gcccctggggctggctgctggcgtgcagctgctggagctcctaGCCAAGCACCTCCACCTCTCCACCGCCAGCTTCATCAACATCAG cgTTGTGGGTCCTGCACTTACCTTCCGCATCCGACAGAACCCGCAGAACTTTTCCCTGGCAGATGTGGCCAGCCAGACTG AGCGAGtgaagggagagctggagcacgAGCTGGGCCTGAAGATTGTGCAAACAGGAGTGGGAGAG CGGAATGAGGCTGCTGCCTACTCGCGCCCGTCCCGCTTCGGGGATGGCTTCCACTCGGTGCTGCTGACCTTCATCACCCTGGCCTGCGTGGCAGTCCTTGCCATCGTCGTGTCTGCGGCCCTCTGCCTCCGGCGCCACGCCAAGCAGCGGGAGAAGGAGcgcctggctgccctggggccagAGGGTGCTGCTGACACCACCTTCGAGTACCAG gagctgtgccgCCAGCACATGGCTGCCAAGTCTCTCTTTGGCCGCGCCGAAGCACCGGCGGCACCGGCGGAGACTTCGAGGGTAAGCAGCGTCTCGTCCCAGTTCAGCGACGCGccgcagcccagccccagctcccacagcagcacgCCCTCCTGGTGCGAGGAGCCCGTCCAGTCCAACATGGACATCTCCACAGGACACATGATCCTG gcaTATATGGAGGACCACCTCCGCAACCGGGACCGGCTGGCCAAGGAGTGGCAGGCACTCTGTGCCTACCAAGCTGAGCCCAGCATCTGCTCCATTGCCCAGAGTGAAGCCAACCTGAAGAAGAACCGCAACCCCGACTATGTGCCCT ATGACCACGTGCGGATCAAGCTGAAAGCCGAGAGCAACCCATCCCGCAGTGACTTCATCAATGCCAGTCCAATC aTTGAGCACGACCCACGGATGCCAGCGTACATCGCCACACAGGGGCCCCTGTCCCACACCATTGCTGACTTCTGGCAG ATGGTGTGGGAACATGGCTGCACTGTCATTGTCATGCTGAGCCCCCTGGCCGAGGACAGTGTCAAGCAGTGTGACCGCTACTGGCCAGATGAAGGCTCCTCCCTTTACCACATCTATGAG GTGAACCTGGTGTCAGAGCACATCTGGTGTGAGGATTTCCTGGTGCGCAGCTTCTACCTGAAAAACGTGCAGTCGCAGGAGACCCGCACCCTGACGCAGTTCCACTTCCTCAGCTGGCCGGCGGAGGGCATCCCCACCACCACCCGGCCCCTCCTCGACTTCCGCAG GAAGGTGAACAAGTGCTACCGGGGTCGCTCCTGCCCTATTATCGTGCACTGCAG TGACGGCGCAGGTAGGACTGGGACGTACATCCTTGTCGACATGGTCCTGAACCGAATGGCCAAAG gggTGAAGGAGATAGACATAGCTGCTACGTTGGAGCATATCCGAGATCAGCGGCCCAGTATGGTGCAGACCAAG gaccAGTTTGAGTTTGCACTGACGGCTGTGGCCGAGGAAGTGAACGCCATCCTGAAGGCACTGCCGCAGTGA